A single region of the Syngnathus acus chromosome 6, fSynAcu1.2, whole genome shotgun sequence genome encodes:
- the rbm28 gene encoding RNA-binding protein 28 isoform X1, with the protein MATRTLFIKGLPASASNERLEGIFSEIGPVKQCFVVKEKGAETCRGFGYVTYAMENDAQQALKDIKDYDGKKLFVSVAKKKLKDKRDEKKKVAKEPDAAAPAAPAVPAVPAVPQPPKATEENFKNIRKTILKARLIIRNLSFKCSEKDLKQVFGEFGEVLEAKIPLKPDGKMRGFAFVQFKNVSMASKALQAMNLKEIKGRQVAVDWAVPKDKYVAMQGTSTKETTTNKEAGAEDKEEEKQQPVNKNVNTKTSASQSKELMSDDDDGDDDGEDDEDDEDEEDEEEEDSEVEDEIDYESQEDDSDEDEDEDDSDEDEDENDEDERNGHQSAQKKSKTTLPSDVGQGRTIFIRNLSFDTEEENLEELLLQYGEINYIKIVCHSDTGHSKGCAFAQFKAKEAADRCIDAAQDTAEDGGIRLDGRKLLIVAAVSRDDAAKLKDKKVKVQKGTRNLYLAREGLIRAGSKVAEGVSEADMIKRARFEDIKRAKLRDMSVFVSKNRLCVHNLPKSVDNKKLRALCLQGFASVKGVRIPECRVMYDRKPEKGQVTGKSLGYGFVQFQDHEHALSTLRYLNNNPNIFGGLKRPIVEFSLEDTRKLKLKEMRQQKSKEQNFRQQGGQGKMTPQANRDWKGTKQGSASAPHNKPKPNPHCGFLTKPEVEHVELENGKKRRKVLPFSTHRGPKIRARDKGKQRAPPPKKAQHGVSRKGRQTQQMEKSTRRGNQTKGAMRNSRNRGSDNFDRMVEQYKKKILSNSEKGSGMRKNKWFDN; encoded by the exons ATGGCAACTCGTACGCTGTTTATCAAGGGGTTGCCGGCGTCAGCTTCGAATGAACGCCTGGAGGGAATTTTCTCCGAGATTGGTCCTGTCAAGCAGTGCTTCGTGGTCAAAGAGAAAG GTGCAGAAACATGTCGAGGATTTGGCTATGTGACGTATGCCATGGAGAACGATGCACAGCAAGCGTTGAAAGACATAAAAGATTACGATGGAAAGAAGCTTTTTGTTTCGGTGGCCAAGAAGAAATTGAAGGACAAACGggacgaaaagaaaaaag TTGCAAAAGAGCCAGATGCGGCAGCGCCAGCAGCGCCAGCAGTGCCAGCAGTGCCAGCAGTGCCACAGCCACCAAAGGCAACTGAGGAAAACTTTAAAAACATCAGGAAAACAATCCTGAAAGCTCGACTCATTATTAGGAATCTCAGTTTTAAG TGCTCTGAGAAAGATCTCAAGCAGGTTTTCGGTGAATTTGGAGAAGTGCTTGAAGCCAAAATACCTCTCAAGCCTG ATGGTAAGATGCGGGGCTTTGCATTCGTCCAGTTCAAAAATGTGTCCATGGCATCCAAAGCGCTTCAAGCTATGAACCTGAAGGAAATTAAAG GCCGCCAAGTGGCTGTCGATTGGGCTGTGCCAAAAGACAAGTATGTTGCTATGCAGGGGACATCCACTAAAG AGACTACAACGAACAAAGAGGCTGGCGCTGAAGACAAGGAAGAGGAAAAGCAACAACCAGTCAACAAGAA CGTCAATACAAAAACATCTGCATCACAGAGCAAGGAGTTAATGTCAGATGATGACGATGGTGATGACGATGGTGAAgacgatgaagatgatgaagatgaagaagatgaagaagaagaagatagtGAGGTGGAGGATGAAATAGATTACGAGTCCCAGGAGGACGATTCggatgaggatgaagatgaggatgattcggatgaggatgaagatgagAATGATGAGGATGAGCGCAATGGCCACCAATCAG CTCAAAAGAAGTCTAAGACAACACTTCCCTCAGATGTGGGGCAAGGCAGAACCATTTTCATCAg AAACTTGTCATTTGATACTGAAGAAGAAAACCTGGAGGAACTTCTGCTCCAGTATGGGGAAATCAACTACATCAAGATTGTTTGCCATTCAGACACGGGCCATTCGAAAG GTTGTGCCTTCGCTCAGTTCAAAGCCAAAGAGGCGGCGGACAGATGCATCGACGCAGCGCAAGATACAGCAGAA GACGGTGGAATTCGACTGGACGGGAGGAAGCTGCTGATCGTGGCCGCTGTGAGCAGAGATGACGCTGCCAAGCTGAAGGACAAAAAGGTCAAAGTGCAAAAAGGCACCAGGAACTTGTATCTGGCCAGAGAAGGAt TGATCCGTGCCGGAAGCAAGGTGGCCGAGGGTGTGTCCGAAGCAGACATGATCAAGCGAGCCAGA TTTGAAGATATAAAAAGGGCCAAGCTGAGGGACATGAGCGTGTTTGTCTCCAAGAATCGTCTGTGCGTCCACAACCTACCAAAATCTGTAGACAACAAGAAGCTGCGCGCACTCTGCCTGCAGGGGTTCGCCAGCGTCAAAGGCGTCAGGATACCAGAG TGTCGCGTCATGTATGACAGGAAGCCCGAGAAAGGTCAGGTGACGGGCAAGTCTCTGGGCTATGGCTTCGTCCAGTTTCAAGACCACGAGCACGCTCTGTCCACGCTGCGCTACCTCAACAACAACCCCAACATCTTTGGCGGACTCAAG AGACCTATTGTGGAGTTCTCCCTGGAAGATACCCGCAAGCTCAAGCTCAAAGAAATGCGCCAGCAAAAAAGCAAG gaacaGAATTTCAGACAACAGGGTGGACAAGGCAAAATGACACCTCAGGCGAACAGAGACTGGAAAGGAACCAAACAAG GGTCGGCATCAGCTCCTCACAACAAACCAAAACCCAACCCGCACTGCGGTTTCTTGACCAAGCCCGAAGTGGAGCACGTGGAACTGGAGAACGGAAAGAAGCGGAGGAAAGTGCTGCCCTTCTCGACCCACCGAGGACCCAAGATCAG AGCGCGTGACAAAGGGAAGCAGAGGGCTCCGCCTCCCAAGAAAGCTCAGCATGGAGTCAGTAGAAAAGGGAGGCAAACGCAGCAAATGGAGAAGAGCACTCGAAGAGGAAATCAG ACTAAAGGAGCAATGAGGAATTCGAGGAACAGGGGCAGTGATAATTTTGACAGAATGGTGGAACAGTACAAGAAGAAAATTCTCTCCAACAGCGAGAAAGGCTCCGGtatgagaaaaaacaaatggtttgataactaA
- the LOC119123945 gene encoding leptin-like, whose product MDCITLAVLVSVSQMWGAVIAAPMSAEAIRMKATVEGRSKQLVAKINKIQVPPGMTLTPPADKLDGLSSVVTLLDGYEKLISDSLNASQVKAEISWLKGYLGQWKKGRCGETKVNRTSAAGGALQRLQSQRGFVLTVGIEALIRVKDILTRLLQNMENLDKC is encoded by the exons atggacTGCATCACCTTGGCCGTTCTGGTGTCCGTCTCCCAAATGTGGGGCGCGGTCATAGCAGCCCCCATGTCGGCGGAGGCCATCAGGATGAAAGCTACTGTGGAAGGGAGGTCCAAGCAGCTGGTGGCCAAGATCAATAAAATCCAG GTTCCTCCTGGCATGACGCTGACGCCGCCGGCCGACAAACTGGATGGGCTCTCCTCGGTGGTGACACTCCTAGACGGCTACGAGAAGCTCATCTCAGACTCTCTGAACGCGTCTCAGGTGAAGGCCGAGATCTCGTGGCTGAAGGGTTACCTCGGTCAGTGGAAGAAGGGTCGCTGTGGAGAGACCAAGGTCAACAGAACGTCAGCCGCAGGTGGCGCGCTGCAGCGGCTGCAGAGTCAGCGAGGCTTCGTCCTCACTGTCGGTATCGAGGCTCTGATCAGAGTCAAGGACATCCTCACACGGCTGTTGCAGAACATGGAGAACCTGGACAAATGCTGA
- the si:dkey-5i3.5 gene encoding transmembrane protein 53-A: MLTSCILRRSFSSHRLGKNVTFYMSEHVASTPRDHTCEDQTPLTVMLPWLGARPQAVAKYCELYLRTGFDVLVVESEVQEFLWPRWSLQHGKKLLELLHSDRFVSRPLLVHAFSIGGFTFSQLLVLVSEDPQKYETLTQRIKGQIYDSLVAGSVELMASGVAKIVFPRWETTVKQMSLLYFNTFKRQTTDYYNRSIQVFWNSPVTAPALFLYCDNDPLSDPCALEEVIDFWRGRGVTLTAKKWESSKHAGHLKAHPQEYVDTLETFLHSLTLVPLKAKM; encoded by the exons ATGCTCACCAGTTGCATCTTGCGGCGAAGCTTCTCCAGTCACCGCCTTGGTAAAAATGTCACCTTCTACATGAGCGAACATGTCGCCTCCACGCCGAGGGATCACACCTGCGAGGACCAGACACCTCTGACAGTTATGCTGCCATGGTTGGGAGCGCGTCCCCAGGCCGTGGCCAAGTACTGTGAGCTCTACCTTCGCACCGGCTTTGATGTGCTTGTAGTCGAGAGCGAG GTGCAAGAATTCCTATGGCCTCGCTGGAGTTTGCAACATGGCAAGAAGCTGCTGGAGTTGTTGCACAGTGACCGTTTTGTATCGCGGCCACTGCTTGTGCACGCCTTCTCCATCGGCGGTTTCACCTTCTCACAGCTGCTGGTTCTAGTGTCCGAGGACCCGCAGAAATACGAGACACTCACCCAGAGGATCAAAGGTCAAATCTATGATAGTCTGGTGGCAGGCTCTGTGGAGTTGATGGCTTCAG GTGTGGCCAAGATCGTGTTTCCACGCTGGGAGACGACGGTGAAACAAATGAGCCTCCTGTACTTTAACACGTTCAAACGCCAAACCACCGACTACTACAACAGGAGCATCCAAGTCTTCTGGAATTCTCCCGTCACCGCCCCCGCTCTCTTCCTCTACTGTGACAACGACCCGCTGAGTGACCCGTGTGCGCTGGAGGAAGTAATCGACTTCTGGCGGGGTCGCGGTGTAACCCTCACTGCCAAGAAATGGGAGAGTTCCAAACACGCCGGCCACCTGAAGGCCCACCCGCAAGAGTACGTCGACACTCTGGAAACCTTCCTCCACTCGCTCACTCTTGTTCCGCTCAAGGCCAAAATGTAG
- the rbm28 gene encoding RNA-binding protein 28 isoform X3 — protein sequence MATRTLFIKGLPASASNERLEGIFSEIGPVKQCFVVKEKGAETCRGFGYVTYAMENDAQQALKDIKDYDGKKLFVSVAKKKLKDKRDEKKKVAKEPDAAAPAAPAVPAVPAVPQPPKATEENFKNIRKTILKARLIIRNLSFKCSEKDLKQVFGEFGEVLEAKIPLKPDGKMRGFAFVQFKNVSMASKALQAMNLKEIKGRQVAVDWAVPKDKYVAMQGTSTKETTTNKEAGAEDKEEEKQQPVNKNVNTKTSASQSKELMSDDDDGDDDGEDDEDDEDEEDEEEEDSEVEDEIDYESQEDDSDEDEDEDDSDEDEDENDEDERNGHQSAQKKSKTTLPSDVGQGRTIFIRNLSFDTEEENLEELLLQYGEINYIKIVCHSDTGHSKGCAFAQFKAKEAADRCIDAAQDTAEDGGIRLDGRKLLIVAAVSRDDAAKLKDKKVKVQKGTRNLYLAREGLIRAGSKVAEGVSEADMIKRARFEDIKRAKLRDMSVFVSKNRLCVHNLPKSVDNKKLRALCLQGFASVKGVRIPECRVMYDRKPEKGQVTGKSLGYGFVQFQDHEHALSTLRYLNNNPNIFGGLKDM from the exons ATGGCAACTCGTACGCTGTTTATCAAGGGGTTGCCGGCGTCAGCTTCGAATGAACGCCTGGAGGGAATTTTCTCCGAGATTGGTCCTGTCAAGCAGTGCTTCGTGGTCAAAGAGAAAG GTGCAGAAACATGTCGAGGATTTGGCTATGTGACGTATGCCATGGAGAACGATGCACAGCAAGCGTTGAAAGACATAAAAGATTACGATGGAAAGAAGCTTTTTGTTTCGGTGGCCAAGAAGAAATTGAAGGACAAACGggacgaaaagaaaaaag TTGCAAAAGAGCCAGATGCGGCAGCGCCAGCAGCGCCAGCAGTGCCAGCAGTGCCAGCAGTGCCACAGCCACCAAAGGCAACTGAGGAAAACTTTAAAAACATCAGGAAAACAATCCTGAAAGCTCGACTCATTATTAGGAATCTCAGTTTTAAG TGCTCTGAGAAAGATCTCAAGCAGGTTTTCGGTGAATTTGGAGAAGTGCTTGAAGCCAAAATACCTCTCAAGCCTG ATGGTAAGATGCGGGGCTTTGCATTCGTCCAGTTCAAAAATGTGTCCATGGCATCCAAAGCGCTTCAAGCTATGAACCTGAAGGAAATTAAAG GCCGCCAAGTGGCTGTCGATTGGGCTGTGCCAAAAGACAAGTATGTTGCTATGCAGGGGACATCCACTAAAG AGACTACAACGAACAAAGAGGCTGGCGCTGAAGACAAGGAAGAGGAAAAGCAACAACCAGTCAACAAGAA CGTCAATACAAAAACATCTGCATCACAGAGCAAGGAGTTAATGTCAGATGATGACGATGGTGATGACGATGGTGAAgacgatgaagatgatgaagatgaagaagatgaagaagaagaagatagtGAGGTGGAGGATGAAATAGATTACGAGTCCCAGGAGGACGATTCggatgaggatgaagatgaggatgattcggatgaggatgaagatgagAATGATGAGGATGAGCGCAATGGCCACCAATCAG CTCAAAAGAAGTCTAAGACAACACTTCCCTCAGATGTGGGGCAAGGCAGAACCATTTTCATCAg AAACTTGTCATTTGATACTGAAGAAGAAAACCTGGAGGAACTTCTGCTCCAGTATGGGGAAATCAACTACATCAAGATTGTTTGCCATTCAGACACGGGCCATTCGAAAG GTTGTGCCTTCGCTCAGTTCAAAGCCAAAGAGGCGGCGGACAGATGCATCGACGCAGCGCAAGATACAGCAGAA GACGGTGGAATTCGACTGGACGGGAGGAAGCTGCTGATCGTGGCCGCTGTGAGCAGAGATGACGCTGCCAAGCTGAAGGACAAAAAGGTCAAAGTGCAAAAAGGCACCAGGAACTTGTATCTGGCCAGAGAAGGAt TGATCCGTGCCGGAAGCAAGGTGGCCGAGGGTGTGTCCGAAGCAGACATGATCAAGCGAGCCAGA TTTGAAGATATAAAAAGGGCCAAGCTGAGGGACATGAGCGTGTTTGTCTCCAAGAATCGTCTGTGCGTCCACAACCTACCAAAATCTGTAGACAACAAGAAGCTGCGCGCACTCTGCCTGCAGGGGTTCGCCAGCGTCAAAGGCGTCAGGATACCAGAG TGTCGCGTCATGTATGACAGGAAGCCCGAGAAAGGTCAGGTGACGGGCAAGTCTCTGGGCTATGGCTTCGTCCAGTTTCAAGACCACGAGCACGCTCTGTCCACGCTGCGCTACCTCAACAACAACCCCAACATCTTTGGCGGACTCAAG GATATGTAA
- the rbm28 gene encoding RNA-binding protein 28 isoform X2, translating into MATRTLFIKGLPASASNERLEGIFSEIGPVKQCFVVKEKGAETCRGFGYVTYAMENDAQQALKDIKDYDGKKLFVSVAKKKLKDKRDEKKKVAKEPDAAAPAAPAVPAVPAVPQPPKATEENFKNIRKTILKARLIIRNLSFKCSEKDLKQVFGEFGEVLEAKIPLKPDGKMRGFAFVQFKNVSMASKALQAMNLKEIKGRQVAVDWAVPKDKYVAMQGTSTKETTTNKEAGAEDKEEEKQQPVNKNVNTKTSASQSKELMSDDDDGDDDGEDDEDDEDEEDEEEEDSEVEDEIDYESQEDDSDEDEDEDDSDEDEDENDEDERNGHQSAQKKSKTTLPSDVGQGRTIFIRNLSFDTEEENLEELLLQYGEINYIKIVCHSDTGHSKGCAFAQFKAKEAADRCIDAAQDTAEDGGIRLDGRKLLIVAAVSRDDAAKLKDKKVKVQKGTRNLYLAREGLIRAGSKVAEGVSEADMIKRARFEDIKRAKLRDMSVFVSKNRLCVHNLPKSVDNKKLRALCLQGFASVKGVRIPECRVMYDRKPEKGQVTGKSLGYGFVQFQDHEHALSTLRYLNNNPNIFGGLKVCLKVSLGCGVNKIYLWLYQFYHAYHFVSLNRICKHGELISISRHDGASSIK; encoded by the exons ATGGCAACTCGTACGCTGTTTATCAAGGGGTTGCCGGCGTCAGCTTCGAATGAACGCCTGGAGGGAATTTTCTCCGAGATTGGTCCTGTCAAGCAGTGCTTCGTGGTCAAAGAGAAAG GTGCAGAAACATGTCGAGGATTTGGCTATGTGACGTATGCCATGGAGAACGATGCACAGCAAGCGTTGAAAGACATAAAAGATTACGATGGAAAGAAGCTTTTTGTTTCGGTGGCCAAGAAGAAATTGAAGGACAAACGggacgaaaagaaaaaag TTGCAAAAGAGCCAGATGCGGCAGCGCCAGCAGCGCCAGCAGTGCCAGCAGTGCCAGCAGTGCCACAGCCACCAAAGGCAACTGAGGAAAACTTTAAAAACATCAGGAAAACAATCCTGAAAGCTCGACTCATTATTAGGAATCTCAGTTTTAAG TGCTCTGAGAAAGATCTCAAGCAGGTTTTCGGTGAATTTGGAGAAGTGCTTGAAGCCAAAATACCTCTCAAGCCTG ATGGTAAGATGCGGGGCTTTGCATTCGTCCAGTTCAAAAATGTGTCCATGGCATCCAAAGCGCTTCAAGCTATGAACCTGAAGGAAATTAAAG GCCGCCAAGTGGCTGTCGATTGGGCTGTGCCAAAAGACAAGTATGTTGCTATGCAGGGGACATCCACTAAAG AGACTACAACGAACAAAGAGGCTGGCGCTGAAGACAAGGAAGAGGAAAAGCAACAACCAGTCAACAAGAA CGTCAATACAAAAACATCTGCATCACAGAGCAAGGAGTTAATGTCAGATGATGACGATGGTGATGACGATGGTGAAgacgatgaagatgatgaagatgaagaagatgaagaagaagaagatagtGAGGTGGAGGATGAAATAGATTACGAGTCCCAGGAGGACGATTCggatgaggatgaagatgaggatgattcggatgaggatgaagatgagAATGATGAGGATGAGCGCAATGGCCACCAATCAG CTCAAAAGAAGTCTAAGACAACACTTCCCTCAGATGTGGGGCAAGGCAGAACCATTTTCATCAg AAACTTGTCATTTGATACTGAAGAAGAAAACCTGGAGGAACTTCTGCTCCAGTATGGGGAAATCAACTACATCAAGATTGTTTGCCATTCAGACACGGGCCATTCGAAAG GTTGTGCCTTCGCTCAGTTCAAAGCCAAAGAGGCGGCGGACAGATGCATCGACGCAGCGCAAGATACAGCAGAA GACGGTGGAATTCGACTGGACGGGAGGAAGCTGCTGATCGTGGCCGCTGTGAGCAGAGATGACGCTGCCAAGCTGAAGGACAAAAAGGTCAAAGTGCAAAAAGGCACCAGGAACTTGTATCTGGCCAGAGAAGGAt TGATCCGTGCCGGAAGCAAGGTGGCCGAGGGTGTGTCCGAAGCAGACATGATCAAGCGAGCCAGA TTTGAAGATATAAAAAGGGCCAAGCTGAGGGACATGAGCGTGTTTGTCTCCAAGAATCGTCTGTGCGTCCACAACCTACCAAAATCTGTAGACAACAAGAAGCTGCGCGCACTCTGCCTGCAGGGGTTCGCCAGCGTCAAAGGCGTCAGGATACCAGAG TGTCGCGTCATGTATGACAGGAAGCCCGAGAAAGGTCAGGTGACGGGCAAGTCTCTGGGCTATGGCTTCGTCCAGTTTCAAGACCACGAGCACGCTCTGTCCACGCTGCGCTACCTCAACAACAACCCCAACATCTTTGGCGGACTCAAGGTTTGCCTCAAGGTTTCTTTAGGGTGTGGTGTGAATAAAA TATATCTGTGGCTTTACCAATTCTATCATGCGTATCATTTCGTTTCATTAAACAGGATATGTAAACATGGAGAATTGATAAGCATCAGCAGGCACGACGGGGCCTCATCGATTAAGTAG